Part of the Streptomyces sp. NBC_01460 genome, GACAAGTCTCGCACACGGTAAAGCGTGCCCCCAACGGGATTCGAACCCGTGCTACCGCCTTGAAAGGGCGGCGTCCTGGGCCACTAGACGATGAGGGCTAAGGGCCCACCTGCGCGCTTTCCAGCGCGTCGGGGACGTGAGAAGCATATGGGATGCGGGGAGGTATCGCCAAAACGGTTTACGGGGAGGTCGTCGAGACGCTCGGCGAAGGGGACGGACTCTTGAGGTTCTCCTCCGGGAGATGGCGGCTGACCTCGGCCGTCGTGAGGCCCAGACCGCCGAGGGTGATCTCGTCCCAGGCCTGCAGATGCCGGGTGGAGCGGTCGAGATAGAGCACCGAGGCGCGCACCTTCTCGGGCTTCTCGTTCTGCACGGCACGCAGTCCGCCGCCGCCCGCGGAGCCCTCGACCTTCAGCCGCGTCCCCAGCGGCAGCAGTTCGTTCACCCGGTGGTGCACATGGCCGGCCAGGACCAGCGGAACCGTTCCGTCCGTCTCCCGTGCCGCGTTCGGGTCGTGGGCCACCGCGATGTCCACGGGGGTGCCCGCCCGCTTCTGGTCGCGCAGCGCCGAGGCGAGGCGCATGCCCGCCAGCTGCTCCGCCGCCTTGCCGCCGGTGGGGCGCGTGCGGTCCGGGGTGAACTGGGGGTCCCCGGTGCCCGCGATGCGCACCCCGGCCACGGTGACGGCCTTCCCCTCGTCCAGGACGTGCACGTTCTTCATCTTCTCCAGGTAGGCCTGGGTCTCCTTCGAGTCGTGGTTCCCCCGCACCCACACGTAGGGAGCGCCGAGGTCGCGGGCCGGGTCGAGGAAGCCGTTCTCCGCAGCCGTCCCGTGGTCCATCGTGTCCCCGGAGTCGATGATCACGTCGATCTCGTACTGCTCGACGAGCGAGCCGATGATGTGCCAGGCGGCCGGGTTGAGGTGGATGTCGGAGACCTGCAGGACGCGGATGGTCGCCGGGTCCGGCT contains:
- a CDS encoding metallophosphoesterase family protein — protein: MARPFHAAAARVRRLRRPRTTAPAGGLVPATHPWKRALGLLAVVVLGAWLGLLVVGSVRTPVGPMDTTMTLRPSVSGGTKINVSPLGALELDSHHAPVRLDVDVDQLDPERSQALVKHPERLSGLQDEVTHDVAAGTRELAVRSCVAVVSGATALGLVVYRRPRRALAAGGLALALLAASGVSAYATWNPKSVLEPKFSGLLSSAPSVVGDARSIVTEFDVYQQELARLVTNVTKLYDATSTLPVYKPDPATIRVLQVSDIHLNPAAWHIIGSLVEQYEIDVIIDSGDTMDHGTAAENGFLDPARDLGAPYVWVRGNHDSKETQAYLEKMKNVHVLDEGKAVTVAGVRIAGTGDPQFTPDRTRPTGGKAAEQLAGMRLASALRDQKRAGTPVDIAVAHDPNAARETDGTVPLVLAGHVHHRVNELLPLGTRLKVEGSAGGGGLRAVQNEKPEKVRASVLYLDRSTRHLQAWDEITLGGLGLTTAEVSRHLPEENLKSPSPSPSVSTTSP